The following proteins come from a genomic window of Pseudomonas putida:
- a CDS encoding putative bifunctional diguanylate cyclase/phosphodiesterase, which yields MEWLGLQLFSDVPASGSIVIDCRHEPLLILIAFAVASAACFATLDMAERQSHSEQPAAQRQWRMLGACCLAGGIWAMHFISMLAFRAPLEMHYDASLSGLSLLIALGVAWMAMTSLDRERMGPQHYLQSAMLIGLGIILMHFVGMAALQTGAKQYYQTELLLASTAIALLTSLAALLMARYFSNGSGTVHQALKYGASLLMAGGIVATHFTAMAAMTLVIPADTALRLPSADNSLQLGLTVAFITLLISASSISAALADKKLQSKEHDLRRVNMLLSQLDQARASLQQAAHYDALTSLVNRRGFNQVFAERLAEQNPEVHRLAVMFLDIDHFKRINDSLGHDAGDQLLKVIASHIKAATRSHDLVARFGGDEFCVVTSLNGPDEARHLAQRIMQRMKDPIDLGGRRMVMTTSIGVSIYPDDGLTAEELLKHADLALYQSKGSGRNSLHFFNSGLKNRATLELQLEEELRIALLEERGLRVHYQPIYDLRTGQVAKLEALVRWQHPQHGLLSPDRFIGIAEANGLIVDLDLWVLRHACDDLAQLHRHGFADLKLTVNCSAVTLGHDGLPKEVEMALFQAGLAPRHLELEVTENALMGDIQRTLSLLKRIRGQGVSLSIDDFGTGYSSLAYLKRLPLDVLKIDRSFLQDVPASLKDREIVQAIIAMAHTLHLQVVSEGVETVEQHEFLAANGCDYLQGYLLSRPVPLADLRPILERLDRQEEAFSACCDTALPGSPDLFADNPGYRAGASIARRDH from the coding sequence ATGGAATGGCTGGGACTGCAACTGTTCTCCGATGTGCCGGCTAGCGGTAGCATCGTTATCGACTGCCGTCATGAACCACTACTGATACTGATCGCCTTCGCCGTGGCCAGCGCTGCCTGCTTTGCCACTCTGGACATGGCCGAGCGCCAATCCCATAGCGAACAACCGGCTGCACAGAGGCAATGGCGCATGCTGGGTGCCTGCTGTCTGGCCGGGGGGATCTGGGCGATGCATTTCATCAGCATGCTGGCGTTCAGGGCACCGCTGGAAATGCACTACGACGCCTCGCTGAGCGGCCTTTCGCTGCTGATTGCACTGGGTGTGGCCTGGATGGCGATGACCAGCCTCGATCGCGAGCGCATGGGGCCGCAACATTACCTGCAAAGCGCCATGCTGATCGGCCTGGGTATCATCCTCATGCATTTTGTCGGCATGGCGGCGCTGCAGACCGGGGCCAAGCAGTACTACCAAACCGAGCTGTTGCTGGCCAGCACGGCCATCGCCCTGCTGACCAGCCTGGCCGCACTGCTGATGGCCCGCTACTTCAGCAACGGAAGCGGCACTGTGCATCAAGCCCTGAAATATGGCGCGAGCCTGCTCATGGCAGGTGGCATCGTTGCCACCCATTTCACCGCAATGGCCGCGATGACGCTGGTCATTCCTGCCGACACCGCCCTGCGCTTGCCCTCAGCCGACAACAGCCTGCAACTGGGCCTGACCGTCGCCTTCATCACCCTACTGATCAGTGCAAGCAGCATCAGCGCTGCTTTGGCCGACAAAAAGCTGCAGAGCAAGGAACACGACCTGCGCAGGGTGAATATGCTGCTCAGCCAACTGGACCAGGCCCGCGCCTCTTTGCAGCAAGCCGCTCACTACGATGCACTGACCAGCCTGGTCAACCGTCGAGGTTTCAACCAGGTGTTCGCCGAACGTCTGGCCGAACAGAACCCCGAAGTGCACCGCCTGGCGGTGATGTTCCTAGACATCGACCATTTCAAACGGATCAACGACAGTCTCGGCCATGACGCCGGTGACCAACTGCTCAAGGTGATCGCCAGCCATATCAAAGCGGCCACACGCAGCCACGACCTGGTGGCACGCTTCGGCGGGGACGAGTTCTGCGTGGTTACCAGCCTCAATGGGCCTGACGAAGCTCGCCATCTGGCACAGCGCATCATGCAGCGCATGAAGGACCCCATCGACCTGGGCGGGCGGCGCATGGTCATGACCACCAGCATCGGCGTCAGCATTTACCCCGACGACGGCCTTACCGCTGAAGAGCTGCTCAAGCACGCCGACCTTGCCCTCTATCAATCCAAGGGCAGCGGGCGCAACAGCCTGCACTTTTTCAACAGCGGCCTGAAAAATCGCGCCACCCTTGAACTGCAACTGGAAGAAGAACTGCGCATCGCCTTGCTTGAAGAGCGTGGGCTGCGCGTGCATTACCAGCCCATCTACGATCTGCGTACCGGACAGGTAGCCAAGCTTGAAGCGCTGGTACGCTGGCAGCACCCGCAGCATGGGCTGCTGAGCCCGGACCGGTTCATCGGCATTGCCGAAGCCAACGGCCTGATCGTCGACCTGGACCTGTGGGTGTTGCGCCACGCCTGTGATGACCTGGCGCAGTTGCATCGCCATGGCTTCGCCGACCTCAAGCTCACGGTCAACTGCTCAGCGGTGACACTGGGCCATGACGGGTTGCCCAAAGAAGTGGAAATGGCACTGTTCCAAGCGGGCCTGGCACCTAGACACCTGGAACTTGAGGTCACCGAGAATGCCCTGATGGGTGACATCCAGCGCACGCTCAGCCTGCTCAAGCGAATTCGTGGCCAAGGTGTCAGCCTTTCGATCGATGACTTCGGCACAGGGTACTCGTCACTGGCTTACCTCAAGCGCCTGCCTCTGGACGTCCTCAAGATCGACCGTAGCTTCCTTCAGGACGTACCTGCCAGCCTGAAGGACCGTGAGATCGTGCAGGCGATCATCGCAATGGCCCATACCCTGCATCTTCAGGTGGTCAGCGAGGGTGTAGAAACTGTCGAGCAACATGAGTTTCTGGCCGCCAACGGCTGCGACTACCTGCAGGGCTACCTGCTTAGCCGGCCGGTACCGCTGGCGGACCTGCGGCCGATCCTGGAGCGGCTCGACCGCCAGGAAGAAGCCTTCAGTGCTTGTTGCGATACAGCTCTACCAGGGTCGCCGGATCTTTTTGCAGATAACCCTGGCTACCGTGCAGGCGCATCAATTGCGCGGCGAGACCACTGA
- the rapA gene encoding RNA polymerase-associated protein RapA, with product MAQQYQPGQRWISDSEAELGLGTILAQDGRLLTVLYPATGDTRQYSLRNAPLTRVRFSPGDQITHFEGWKLTVREVEDIDGLMVYHGLDGQNQPRTLPETQLSNFIQFRLASDRLFAGQIDPLSWFSLRYNTLQHTSKQVQSSLWGLGGCRAQPIAHQLHIAREVADRSAPRVLLADEVGLGKTIEAGLVIHRQLLTGRANRVLILVPENLQHQWLVEMRRRFNLQVALFDAERFIESDASNPFEDAQLALVALEWLVEDEKAQDALFAAGWDLMVVDEAHHLVWHEDKASTEYSLVEQLAQVIPGVLLLTATPEQLGQDSHFARLRLLDPNRFHDLAAFRAESEHYRPVAEAVQELLDEGRLSPKAHATIQGFLGAEGEALLAAVSDGDSQASARLIRELLDRHGTGRVLFRNTRAAIQGFPERELHPYPLPMPEQYRDLPAGEHAELYPEVAFQAQGEVSDDERWWRFDPRVDWLIDTLKMLKRTKVLVICAHAETAMDLEDALRVRSGIPASVFHEGMSILERDRAAAYFADEEFGAQVLICSEIGSEGRNFQFAHHLVMFDLPAHPDLLEQRIGRLDRIGQKHVIQLHIPYLQEGPQERLFQWYHEALNAFLNTCPTGNALQHQFGPRLLPMLEGGDSKAWDALVAEAKGERERLEAELHSGRDRLLELNSGGAGEGQALVEDILEQDDQFALPIYMETLFDAFGIDSEDHSENALILKPSEKMLDASFPLGDDEGVTITYDRGQALSREDMQFLTWEHPMVQGGMDLVLSGSMGNTAVALIKNKALKPGTVLLELLFVSEVVAPRSLQLGRYLPPAALRCLLDANGNDLASRVAFETLNEQLESVPRASANKFVQAQRDVLAKRISGGEAKIMPTHVERVAEAQRRLAAEADEELARLTALKAVNPSVRDSEIDALRKQREDGLAMLEKAALRLEAIRVLVAG from the coding sequence ATGGCGCAGCAGTATCAACCGGGGCAACGCTGGATCAGTGACAGCGAAGCGGAGCTCGGCCTGGGGACCATTCTGGCCCAGGATGGCCGCTTGCTGACCGTGCTCTACCCGGCCACTGGCGACACCCGCCAGTATTCCCTGCGCAACGCGCCGCTGACCCGCGTGCGCTTCTCGCCAGGTGACCAGATCACCCACTTCGAAGGCTGGAAGCTGACGGTACGCGAAGTCGAGGACATCGACGGGCTGATGGTCTACCACGGCCTCGACGGCCAGAACCAGCCACGCACCCTGCCGGAAACCCAGCTGTCGAACTTCATCCAGTTCCGCCTGGCCAGCGACCGCCTGTTCGCCGGTCAGATCGACCCGCTGTCCTGGTTCAGCCTGCGGTACAACACGCTGCAGCACACCAGCAAGCAGGTACAGTCGTCGCTGTGGGGCCTGGGTGGCTGCCGCGCGCAGCCGATCGCCCACCAGTTGCACATCGCCCGTGAAGTAGCGGACCGCAGCGCACCTCGTGTACTGCTGGCCGACGAAGTGGGCCTGGGCAAAACCATCGAGGCTGGCCTGGTGATCCATCGCCAGTTGCTGACCGGGCGTGCCAACCGCGTGCTGATCCTGGTACCGGAAAACCTCCAGCATCAATGGCTGGTGGAAATGCGTCGGCGTTTCAACCTGCAGGTGGCACTGTTCGACGCCGAACGTTTCATTGAAAGCGACGCCAGCAACCCGTTCGAGGACGCCCAGTTGGCTCTGGTCGCCCTGGAGTGGCTGGTCGAGGATGAAAAGGCCCAGGACGCGCTGTTCGCCGCAGGCTGGGACCTGATGGTAGTCGATGAAGCCCACCACCTGGTGTGGCATGAAGACAAGGCCAGCACCGAATACAGCCTGGTCGAGCAACTGGCCCAGGTCATCCCGGGCGTACTGTTGCTCACCGCCACCCCCGAGCAGCTTGGTCAGGACAGTCACTTCGCGCGCCTGCGCCTGCTCGACCCCAATCGCTTCCACGACCTGGCAGCCTTCCGCGCCGAAAGCGAGCACTATCGCCCGGTGGCTGAAGCCGTACAGGAACTGCTTGACGAAGGGCGCCTGTCACCCAAGGCCCACGCCACCATTCAAGGTTTCCTGGGTGCCGAGGGCGAAGCCCTGCTGGCTGCAGTCAGCGATGGCGACAGCCAGGCCAGCGCCCGCCTGATCCGCGAACTGCTCGACCGCCATGGCACTGGCCGCGTCCTGTTCCGCAACACCCGAGCGGCCATCCAGGGTTTCCCGGAGCGCGAACTGCACCCTTACCCGCTGCCAATGCCGGAACAGTACCGCGACCTGCCAGCCGGCGAGCACGCCGAGCTGTATCCGGAAGTCGCGTTCCAGGCACAAGGTGAAGTCAGCGACGACGAGCGCTGGTGGCGTTTCGACCCTCGCGTCGACTGGCTGATCGACACCCTGAAGATGCTCAAGCGCACCAAGGTCCTGGTGATCTGCGCCCACGCCGAAACCGCCATGGACCTGGAGGACGCCCTGCGCGTGCGCTCCGGCATTCCAGCCTCGGTGTTCCATGAAGGCATGAGCATCCTGGAGCGCGACCGCGCCGCAGCCTACTTCGCCGACGAAGAGTTCGGCGCCCAGGTGCTTATCTGCTCCGAGATCGGCAGCGAAGGGCGCAACTTCCAGTTCGCCCACCACCTGGTGATGTTCGACCTGCCGGCCCACCCCGACCTGCTTGAGCAGCGCATCGGCCGCCTCGACCGGATCGGTCAGAAACACGTCATCCAGTTGCACATCCCCTACCTGCAGGAAGGCCCGCAAGAGCGCCTTTTCCAGTGGTACCACGAAGCACTCAACGCCTTCCTCAACACCTGCCCGACCGGCAACGCCCTGCAGCACCAGTTTGGCCCACGCCTGCTGCCGATGCTCGAAGGCGGGGACAGCAAGGCCTGGGATGCCCTGGTAGCAGAAGCCAAAGGCGAGCGTGAACGCCTGGAAGCAGAACTGCACAGCGGTCGCGACCGCCTGCTGGAGCTCAACTCCGGCGGTGCTGGCGAAGGCCAGGCGCTGGTCGAGGACATTCTTGAGCAGGACGACCAGTTCGCTCTGCCGATCTACATGGAAACCCTGTTCGATGCCTTCGGCATCGACAGCGAAGACCACTCGGAAAACGCCCTCATCCTCAAACCGAGCGAGAAGATGCTCGATGCCAGCTTCCCGCTGGGCGATGACGAAGGCGTCACCATCACCTACGACCGCGGCCAGGCGCTGTCGCGCGAAGACATGCAGTTCCTCACCTGGGAACACCCGATGGTGCAGGGCGGCATGGACTTGGTACTGTCCGGCTCGATGGGCAATACCGCCGTCGCGCTGATCAAGAACAAGGCGCTCAAGCCTGGCACCGTACTGCTTGAACTGCTGTTCGTCAGCGAGGTGGTGGCGCCGCGCAGCCTGCAATTAGGCCGCTACCTGCCGCCTGCGGCGCTGCGCTGCCTGCTCGATGCCAACGGCAACGACCTGGCCTCGCGCGTGGCCTTCGAAACGCTCAACGAGCAGCTCGAAAGCGTGCCTCGGGCCAGTGCCAACAAGTTCGTGCAGGCCCAGCGTGACGTGCTGGCCAAGCGCATCAGTGGCGGTGAAGCCAAGATCATGCCGACCCACGTCGAGCGTGTGGCAGAGGCGCAACGCCGCTTGGCCGCCGAAGCCGACGAAGAACTGGCGCGTCTGACCGCTCTGAAAGCCGTCAACCCGAGCGTACGCGACAGCGAAATCGACGCCCTGCGCAAGCAACGCGAAGATGGCCTGGCGATGCTCGAAAAGGCCGCCCTGCGCCTGGAGGCAATCCGCGTGCTGGTGGCTGGCTGA
- a CDS encoding M949_RS01915 family surface polysaccharide biosynthesis protein codes for MPLKHRWLNVSLAAGSLVLLAACEQKNFESLPAIPVEQLEVLGVQTPIKSVHFRDRDGEGLLVLSRSDGQAVDAESEQEVDKVVLKATLYGRATEGDGFKPRWQIEQETTCPGLDLDVDFYNDVSDVGDLNKDGIAEVTVASHSFCGGGIDPHDIAIEMREAQASYTITGQSLITPAGEEPIGGEREDSASLKNAAPVLREHMNAVWQQVFKRPWSEASPPSDGDPDDEVP; via the coding sequence ATGCCGCTCAAGCACCGCTGGTTGAACGTCTCTTTGGCCGCGGGTAGCCTCGTGCTGCTGGCCGCTTGCGAGCAGAAAAACTTCGAAAGCCTGCCGGCGATCCCGGTCGAGCAGCTCGAGGTGCTGGGTGTGCAGACGCCGATCAAGAGCGTGCATTTCCGTGACCGGGACGGCGAAGGCCTGCTGGTGCTCAGCCGCAGCGATGGCCAGGCGGTGGATGCCGAGTCCGAGCAGGAAGTGGACAAGGTAGTGCTCAAGGCCACGCTGTACGGGCGAGCCACCGAGGGCGACGGGTTCAAGCCGCGCTGGCAGATCGAGCAGGAAACCACCTGCCCTGGCCTGGACCTCGATGTCGATTTCTACAACGATGTCAGCGATGTAGGTGACCTGAACAAGGACGGCATCGCCGAGGTGACGGTGGCCAGCCATTCGTTCTGTGGCGGTGGCATCGATCCGCATGACATTGCCATCGAGATGCGTGAGGCCCAGGCCAGTTACACCATCACCGGGCAGTCGCTGATCACCCCGGCTGGCGAAGAGCCGATCGGCGGTGAGCGCGAGGACAGTGCCTCGCTGAAGAACGCGGCACCAGTGCTGCGCGAGCATATGAATGCGGTCTGGCAGCAGGTCTTCAAGCGCCCTTGGAGCGAGGCCAGCCCGCCAAGTGATGGCGACCCTGACGACGAAGTCCCATAG
- the ccoM gene encoding cytochrome c oxidase subunit CcoM has protein sequence MFFDNVVIAGVVTVGLMFAFFAGLGIFIWKDSNKRKPR, from the coding sequence ATGTTCTTCGACAATGTGGTTATCGCTGGTGTGGTAACGGTCGGGTTGATGTTCGCGTTCTTTGCCGGTCTGGGCATTTTCATCTGGAAGGACTCGAACAAGCGCAAGCCGCGCTGA
- a CDS encoding FUSC family protein yields the protein MPITLQALFAPGSLAIKFAIKTLLGGGLALWLAMRWGLEQPSWALMTAFIVAQPLSGMVIQKGLARLAGTLVGTVMSVLFIGLFAQTPWLFLITLALWLALCTAASTQLRSAWAYAFVLAGYTAAIIALPAIDKPLQVFDQAVARCTEICLGIFCATATSALLWPMRVEQQLAGQARQAWHSGFQTASAMLGGEDQAREGLLEILGRIVAIDTQREHAWFEGPRGRQRARAIRGLSQKLMVLLRISRSVRRQWRQLDEQQALRLGPWLEEVRALLVKPDQPSLLLLRQRIWDAAHDEQISSAEHFCLARMTLLLDYAMAATQALDDVEVGRAPKDVAQGLAAHRDWSLALLFGSRSALAFLVMSGFWLATAWPSAPGGLVLTCVVCSLFASRENGAQIGLSFLRGILLAIPTALLVGQIILPQWSSFAMLCLGMGVPLFFGALGMAHPRTGATATSYCLHFIVLVSPLNAMQFGVASMLNSALAMLVGVGAAVMAFRLLVFRHPAWLGRRLRAATQSDLVRLTRRDLRGADSWFGGRMADRLMQLARHAGELREAERKRWDDGLHGLDIGDELVHLRMCLAVAQAPLGDAEREYLQQLETVLASGPAAGRGQRLDAASERFIAALQRLPSSDPLRLAEGAVLQLQKSWSKWCRWQEETHGVA from the coding sequence GTGCCCATCACCCTCCAGGCCCTGTTCGCACCCGGCAGCCTCGCCATCAAATTCGCCATCAAAACCCTGCTTGGCGGCGGCCTTGCCCTGTGGCTGGCCATGCGCTGGGGGCTGGAGCAGCCCTCCTGGGCGCTGATGACCGCGTTCATCGTGGCCCAACCCCTGTCGGGCATGGTGATACAGAAGGGCCTTGCTCGCTTGGCCGGGACCTTGGTCGGCACCGTCATGTCAGTGCTGTTCATCGGCCTTTTCGCGCAGACACCATGGCTTTTTCTCATCACGCTGGCGTTGTGGCTGGCCCTGTGCACCGCGGCCTCGACCCAACTGCGCAGCGCCTGGGCCTATGCCTTCGTGCTGGCCGGCTACACCGCTGCAATCATTGCCTTGCCCGCAATCGACAAGCCCCTGCAAGTATTCGATCAGGCGGTGGCGCGCTGTACCGAGATCTGCCTGGGGATCTTCTGTGCAACGGCCACCAGCGCGTTGCTCTGGCCGATGCGCGTGGAGCAGCAACTTGCCGGGCAGGCGCGCCAGGCCTGGCACAGCGGCTTCCAGACGGCCAGCGCCATGCTGGGCGGTGAAGACCAAGCGCGCGAAGGCCTGCTGGAGATCCTGGGGCGTATCGTTGCCATCGATACCCAGCGCGAACATGCCTGGTTCGAGGGCCCGCGTGGGCGCCAGCGGGCAAGGGCCATTCGTGGCCTGAGCCAGAAACTGATGGTGCTGCTGCGGATCTCTCGCTCGGTGCGTCGCCAGTGGCGGCAACTGGATGAGCAGCAAGCCCTGCGTCTTGGCCCATGGCTGGAAGAAGTGCGCGCCCTGTTGGTCAAGCCCGATCAGCCGAGCCTGTTGTTGTTGCGTCAGCGCATCTGGGACGCCGCGCATGATGAGCAGATCAGCTCTGCCGAGCATTTTTGCCTGGCGCGCATGACCCTGCTACTGGACTACGCCATGGCTGCCACCCAGGCACTCGATGATGTCGAAGTGGGCAGGGCGCCGAAGGATGTTGCGCAGGGGCTGGCTGCCCACCGCGACTGGTCGCTGGCGTTGCTGTTCGGTTCACGCAGTGCGCTGGCATTTCTGGTGATGAGTGGTTTCTGGCTTGCCACCGCCTGGCCCTCTGCGCCCGGTGGCCTGGTGTTGACGTGTGTGGTCTGCAGCCTGTTCGCCAGCCGTGAAAACGGTGCGCAGATCGGGCTCAGCTTCTTGCGTGGCATCCTGCTGGCGATCCCGACGGCATTGCTGGTGGGGCAGATCATCCTGCCGCAGTGGAGCAGTTTTGCCATGCTTTGCCTGGGCATGGGCGTACCTCTGTTCTTTGGGGCTCTGGGTATGGCTCACCCGCGCACCGGGGCCACGGCGACTTCTTATTGCCTGCACTTCATCGTACTGGTGTCGCCGCTCAATGCCATGCAGTTCGGTGTGGCGAGCATGCTCAACAGTGCCCTGGCCATGCTGGTGGGTGTAGGTGCGGCGGTCATGGCGTTTCGCCTGCTGGTGTTCCGCCACCCTGCCTGGCTTGGCCGGCGCCTGCGCGCGGCGACCCAAAGCGACCTGGTGCGCCTGACCCGGCGTGACCTGCGTGGTGCCGACAGCTGGTTTGGCGGGCGCATGGCCGACCGTCTTATGCAACTGGCACGGCACGCCGGCGAGCTGCGCGAGGCCGAACGCAAGCGTTGGGACGACGGCCTGCATGGCCTGGACATCGGCGACGAACTGGTGCATTTGCGCATGTGCCTGGCAGTCGCCCAGGCGCCGCTGGGTGATGCCGAACGTGAATATCTGCAGCAACTGGAAACAGTCTTGGCCAGCGGGCCTGCAGCCGGGCGAGGGCAGCGCCTGGATGCCGCCAGCGAGCGATTTATCGCGGCGCTGCAACGCCTGCCGTCCAGTGATCCGTTACGCCTGGCCGAAGGGGCAGTGTTGCAGCTGCAGAAAAGCTGGAGCAAATGGTGCCGCTGGCAGGAGGAAACCCATGGGGTTGCGTGA
- a CDS encoding DUF1656 domain-containing protein, which translates to MGLREWALGGVLLSPFLIYVLMALVLTGLLRFVVQATPLGRWIWHEALFDTALFVCVLYLVVRLLGPL; encoded by the coding sequence ATGGGGTTGCGTGAGTGGGCATTGGGCGGCGTGCTGCTCAGCCCTTTTCTGATCTACGTGTTGATGGCTCTGGTGCTTACCGGTTTGTTGCGCTTTGTCGTGCAAGCAACGCCATTGGGGCGCTGGATCTGGCATGAAGCGCTGTTCGACACAGCGCTGTTCGTTTGTGTGCTCTACCTGGTAGTCCGCCTGCTGGGGCCTTTGTAA
- a CDS encoding HlyD family secretion protein: MRAVVRTLVTLCVVAIAVLAGYKLWQYYMLTPWTRDARVRADVVVIAPDVSGWVRELKVQDNQRVKAGDLLMSIDRERFQAAFDQATAVAETRTQQLHLREREAARRTALGPGAISAELRENAQINAAIARGELHEAQAQLQVAKINLARSEVRAPRSGHITNLRLAQGNYVNAGQSVMALVDDSTFFIQAYFEETKLPRIRVGDSVKVWLMGAGEAMQGHVESISRGITDSNSNPDSQLLPEVEPTFNWVRLAQRIPVRIRLDDIPEGMNLSAGMTASVQVHEDSPE; this comes from the coding sequence ATGCGTGCTGTCGTCCGTACCCTGGTGACCCTCTGCGTGGTCGCCATCGCCGTTCTGGCCGGCTATAAGCTCTGGCAGTACTACATGCTCACCCCATGGACGCGTGATGCACGGGTGCGGGCCGACGTGGTGGTCATCGCGCCCGACGTGTCCGGCTGGGTGCGTGAGCTCAAGGTGCAGGACAACCAGCGGGTCAAGGCTGGCGACCTGTTGATGAGCATAGATCGTGAGCGCTTTCAGGCTGCATTCGATCAGGCCACCGCGGTGGCAGAAACGCGTACCCAGCAGTTGCACCTGCGCGAGCGCGAAGCTGCGCGGCGCACGGCTCTGGGGCCCGGGGCGATCAGCGCCGAGCTGCGCGAAAACGCGCAAATCAATGCCGCCATTGCCCGCGGTGAGTTGCATGAAGCGCAAGCTCAGTTACAGGTGGCGAAAATCAACCTTGCGCGCAGCGAAGTGCGAGCCCCCCGCAGTGGGCACATCACAAATTTGCGCCTGGCTCAGGGCAACTATGTGAACGCCGGCCAGTCGGTAATGGCCCTGGTGGATGACTCGACCTTTTTTATTCAGGCCTATTTCGAGGAAACCAAATTACCGCGCATACGTGTGGGCGATTCGGTGAAGGTCTGGCTGATGGGGGCAGGAGAGGCCATGCAGGGGCATGTGGAAAGCATCAGCCGGGGTATCACCGACAGTAACAGTAACCCGGACAGCCAGTTGTTGCCGGAGGTTGAGCCAACCTTCAACTGGGTAAGGCTGGCCCAGCGGATACCTGTGCGCATCAGGCTGGACGACATTCCCGAAGGCATGAACCTCAGCGCGGGGATGACGGCCAGTGTGCAGGTTCACGAGGATTCGCCCGAGTGA
- a CDS encoding GAF domain-containing sensor histidine kinase, producing MTNAISTDIATIGRISAVPAILQVICESSGMRFAAVARVTECNWTACAVLDNLGFGLEVGGELEVATTLCHEIRSSHQTIVIDKASEDERYCQHQTPQRYRFESYISVPVFRTDGRFFGTICALDPNPASLKGQAIQPMMESFARLLAIQIESEESVQHTERALREERAMAEVREQFIAVLGHDLRNPLFAITAGAELLTQRLDDDKNRAIARHIHTCGQRASQLVRDVLDFARGRLGSGIPLNLQPCPDLSEGLMHVAAELQHVHPRRQILLQVDDIGGLYCDRERVTQLLSNLIANALTHGAPDGPVTVRAAIADEEFVLSVHNNGHPIAPQTLNQLFQPFTRPLSAAPRQGLGLGLYIANQIALAHGGRMEVISDEQRGTLFSFHLPADALRQMPGPSTISL from the coding sequence ATGACCAACGCCATCAGCACCGATATCGCCACTATCGGCCGCATCAGTGCGGTGCCCGCCATCCTTCAGGTCATCTGCGAATCCAGCGGCATGCGTTTCGCCGCCGTGGCACGGGTTACCGAATGCAACTGGACTGCCTGCGCCGTACTCGACAACCTGGGCTTTGGTCTTGAGGTGGGCGGAGAGCTTGAGGTGGCAACCACCCTGTGCCATGAGATTCGCAGCTCTCACCAGACCATCGTGATCGACAAAGCCAGCGAAGATGAGCGCTACTGCCAGCACCAGACGCCGCAGCGCTATCGCTTCGAAAGCTACATATCCGTGCCGGTGTTCCGAACAGATGGCCGCTTCTTCGGCACCATCTGTGCCCTGGACCCGAATCCGGCCTCGCTCAAAGGCCAAGCGATCCAGCCCATGATGGAGTCATTCGCCCGCTTGCTGGCCATCCAGATCGAGAGTGAGGAGAGCGTCCAGCACACCGAGCGCGCCCTGCGCGAGGAACGGGCGATGGCTGAAGTGCGCGAACAGTTCATCGCAGTGCTCGGCCATGATCTGCGCAATCCGCTGTTCGCCATCACCGCAGGCGCCGAACTGTTGACTCAGCGCCTGGACGACGACAAGAACCGCGCGATCGCCCGCCACATTCACACTTGCGGGCAGCGGGCTTCACAGCTGGTGCGCGACGTGCTGGATTTCGCCCGAGGCCGGCTCGGCAGCGGCATCCCATTGAACCTGCAGCCCTGCCCGGACCTGTCCGAAGGCCTCATGCATGTCGCTGCAGAACTGCAGCACGTACACCCACGGCGGCAGATCCTCCTTCAGGTCGATGATATCGGCGGCCTGTACTGTGACCGCGAACGGGTGACCCAGCTACTCTCCAACCTTATCGCCAACGCGCTGACCCATGGTGCGCCTGACGGGCCAGTGACGGTCAGGGCGGCGATTGCCGATGAGGAGTTCGTGCTTAGCGTGCACAACAACGGGCACCCCATCGCCCCACAAACCCTGAACCAATTGTTCCAGCCCTTCACCAGGCCGCTGTCTGCGGCGCCAAGACAGGGGCTTGGCCTTGGCCTTTATATAGCCAATCAGATTGCCCTGGCCCATGGCGGACGCATGGAGGTCATCTCCGATGAGCAGCGCGGTACGCTGTTCAGCTTTCACTTGCCGGCCGATGCACTGAGGCAGATGCCGGGGCCGTCGACAATCAGCCTGTAA
- a CDS encoding DUF2025 family protein has translation MAITSQDICSAADQLKGFVGFHGKRGVHIVRFSEDAFGMDVADESIIPCSEFVWRSEQDARMALCRQRLSLLLEQHVDDRLNIGEPLRQYLRRTDLPEILAQRSLRC, from the coding sequence ATGGCCATCACATCCCAGGACATCTGCAGTGCTGCCGACCAGCTCAAAGGCTTTGTCGGCTTTCATGGCAAACGCGGCGTCCATATCGTGCGTTTCTCCGAAGACGCGTTCGGTATGGACGTGGCTGACGAGAGCATCATCCCGTGCAGTGAATTCGTCTGGCGGTCGGAGCAGGACGCGCGCATGGCGCTGTGTCGGCAGCGCCTGTCGCTGCTGCTGGAGCAGCATGTGGACGATCGGCTGAATATTGGCGAACCGTTGCGCCAGTATCTGCGGCGCACTGACCTGCCGGAAATTCTGGCGCAGCGCTCGTTGCGCTGCTGA